In the Blautia coccoides genome, ACACAGATTGGTAGAAGTATCCGTATTCAAGCGTTATACTTAATGGAAAGGAGTGTGAAAAATATGATTTCTGTGAATTTGAATACACTGCGTAAGCAGAGGGGCTACTCCCAGGAGGAGGTAGCTGAGAAGATCGGTGTCTCCCGTCAGGCAGTGGCAAAATGGGAGAGCGGTGAGACTGTGCCAGATCTTGAAAATACCATGGCGCTTGCCGGATTGTATGGGGTAAGCATAGATAATCTGGTAAATTACCAGGCAAAAAAAGAGGGGCTGCAGATTCCGCCAAAAGGAAAACATGTATTTGGTTCCGTGACGGTGGGAGAGAGGGGACAGATCGTTATCCCTAAAAAAGCAAGAGATATTTTCGGGATCAAACCGGGTGACAGCCTTTTGATGC is a window encoding:
- a CDS encoding helix-turn-helix domain-containing protein, encoding MISVNLNTLRKQRGYSQEEVAEKIGVSRQAVAKWESGETVPDLENTMALAGLYGVSIDNLVNYQAKKEGLQIPPKGKHVFGSVTVGERGQIVIPKKARDIFGIKPGDSLLMLGDEDQGLAMVKTEIFMELAKEILEKGGRFDEGDRDKQSDKEI